From the Pediococcus acidilactici genome, the window TGGCGATTATATGGGAATTCCAAACAGCGATGGTATGTTCCGGTTAGATACGATGTTGAATTTAACTTATGATTACATGATTCCAGAAAACTCGGAATTTGACACCACCCCAATCAAGTCTGACGTCCCTTCCCAATCGACGATTGACCAATTAACGAACGACTTGAAAACAAAGCAAGCGGATGCAAGTGCTGCTAATAATGCTTTGGCAACCGCTAAAGCTAATAACGCAAAAGCTCAAGCTGCCCTAAATGCCGCTAATGCAGCTTTAAATGCGGCTAAAGCTAACCAAGCTAAAGCCCATGCTAACTTAACTCAAGCTCAAGCTGCCGTTAAAGATGCTCAAGCAGCGGTTACTGCGGCTCAAAAGGCTCTTGATGAAGCAAATGCTAACCATGCCGCTAAGCAAAAAGCGTTGGATGATGCCAAAGCTAAATTGGCGGCTGCGAAAGCCAACCAAGCTCAAAAGCATGCCATTTTAAATGACGCGAACGCTAAACTCGCGAAAGCTAATAAGGCATTAGATGATGCGAAAGCTAAATTAGCAGCTGCCCAAGCAGTTCTTGCCGCTGGTCAACAAGCTTTAGCGGATAAAGAAGCTAAGTTAAATGACTTGAAGAACGCTGATAAGGCTCTTGCTGATGCTAAAGCGGCTGTTGAAGCGGCTCAAAAGGCTTATGACAATGCTAAGACTGCAGTTGACAAGGCTCAAGCTCAAGCTGATGCTGACGAAGCAACTTATGAACGTCTTCAATCAATTGCTGATAAAGCTGCCAAAGCCTTGGCGGATGCGAAAGCTCGTTTGGCTCAATTAGAACATCAACGCGACATCAACGATGCGATTGACGATGTTGATAACGGTTCAAAAGATTCCGACAAGAATCGGGATGGAAACAGTAACCACAATGGTTCAAATGCTTCTAACGAATCAAATTCATCAAACACAAGCAATATATGGGATGATCCAACCGTATCAAACAACAGTGCAATATCTAATGGCTCATCTGCCGTAGTTACCCCAGCAATGGTTGCAGCCCGTGCAATGTCGAATCGTTCACGTCCTCAAGTGGTTAAAGCTTCAATATTACCTCAAACTGGTGAAACTAATAATAACGAAGGCTCGATGATTGGACTGGCTTTACTTTCATTATTAGGTGCGTTTGGACTGGCAAAAACTAGCCGGCGTCGGATGCATTAATAATAGTAGATTAGTTTGAGAGGATTCATTAATATGAATAAAAAAATTTTACTTCCAGTTATGATTTGCTCAATGGTTCTGTTGGCAGCTTGTGGTAAACAAAGTTCAAAAAGTAACGATACGCAGTCTCAGTCTACACAATCATCGGCTACTAAGTCTTCATCAAAAAGTAGTCATGAATCGGTAAAAAAACATGAAGATATCACAATGAATCTTAAACAGATTCAAAAGGGTGATTATAGTAGTTTACTTCATGGTGATTGGAAAATGATTGGAGCTAAGGTTAACTACCATAAGGGGAATGGCCTTGAATTTGATCGAAGCCAAGTAGATGGTCAAATATCAATCACGAGGGATAAGATTGTTGATGGACCATTAACTCTAAAACGTAATAGCGTATCGGTTGATGGTAATGAAGAAATTGCCGAGGTCCAAAATAACGGAAAGACGTTATCTATTTCAACTAACAATACTGATGAAAAAAACTGGTCTGTAACTTTCTATCCAGCAGGTACATCAAATGAGTACAACAATGGCAGTAAAAACTTAATTACTGTTTGGATGAGTGATGATAATTACACCGAGGTCTTTGAGGAACAAAATTCGGATAATAACAGTAAATCAAGTTTCATGACTAAGAAAAAAACAAAAAGCAGTAGTTTATGGAACGCTAGCAAGGACGAAAAATTATCGTCATTTATTGACAAATGGTCGGTAACGATGGATCAAGATTACGATAAATATGATGGGGTAAATGATATAGAAACCTCGACGGGAACCACCTATCCACGCGATTTATCTAATGTAACGGTTAACGGACAGAGCAGTTCAATTGGATGGAGTAAAGATGGAAAAGGTGATTATGAATATAATGTAGTGGCGATTTACAATCACGATGGAGACGTGCCGCCATTACCAAACCATATTACTTATTTCTTTGCTTATCATAATGGCGAACCGGTAGTATTGGTCGACCAAAGTCGAGATGGTACGCCGGATCTTACTGAGACACAAAATGCTCAATTAAATGCCGGTTTTAACCGGATCGCTGAAAACTAAATTATATGGGAGTAGATTATGGATTCGAAGTTAAAAAATTGGGTAGAATCAAAGAATCTGTCAAAAAAGCAGATTATTGAGATTTTAGCGGGAATTATTTTAGTGATTGGGGTAATTTTTGCCCTAATGCCTAAGGGTTTAAATGGAACTTATGAATTAAGTAAAAATTACGTGGTTGGTAAGGATACGGATACAATTGTTTTTAGTGGAAAAAACTATAGAGAAACCGTAACTACAGTTGATACAGGTTTATTTGGGGGGTCAGAATCAAAAGAAGTAAAAAGATATTCTGGAACTTATAAAGTTACTGATAGAGAAGTGACTTTTTCGGGTGACTTCCCACATTCAGCAACGGCAAAATTATCCAAAGATAAAAGAGTGTTGACCCTCCAAGATGGGGACCAATATGTAAAAAAGGATTAAATTAAAGAGATATAAATCCCAAATAAAATGCACGCCGATAATATTTTCTCGGCGTGCATTTTTTTATAAGTTAAGCTGGGCTAGAGTGAGGTGTTGATGTTGTTCATCCTTATTTTGCTTGAACCCACCATTCACTGATCTCTCCAGATGAATCTTTTTCTGGAAAAGCAACATGACCATTAATTTTAGTTTTAGCACTTAAATCGACGTAGTCATCGTCTTCCGATTCTGAGCCAGTTTCTTCTTCAGCATCAAAATGGATGTACATTTTGTGATCTTTAATTTTCCAGTCTCCACTAGCTAAGAAGCCACTAGTAGTTCCATCGTTATGAAAACGTACGTAGCCTTCACTATCATTTTTAGCATCATCATAACTTTCAGGCTTTTCGCTTTCAGTTACAACATAATAAGAATGCCCATTAAAGTCCCGCGCAGGGTTATTCAGCGTTTTAAATGCAAAAAATACACAGAGTACTATAACAATCACTCCAACAAGCTTGATAGTCTTGCCATTTTTTCCGTTCAAAGTTTCTTTAAGTTTATCCATTGATCATTTCTCCGTTCTTTTTATGTATTTTCACATGGTATATCTTAAGTTGAGATGTGCGGGATCACCAACCCGCAGGTACGTTATAGCTGCCGTCTCCGTCAGTATCAGAAGCAAAAGTACCATCCGATTTTAACCCAATGTTTTTTCCATCGGCATTGTCCAAAGACCAATATGTGTTACCACCTTCAACGTTTTTTACGTGGACGGTCCAGCCTTGATCACCTTGTTTTTTGGTTGCGTAAGCAATTGCTTCAGCGTCAGTAGTCAGATGAACCTTGCCGTGGGTACTGTCAAAACTTTGGGGACTTTTTTGACCTTGGTGAATTTTAACGATGATGTCGTCGACCTGCTTAACCTGTGCAGGTGTAGAGTAGTAGCGTTGTTCTAATTCAGCTAAACTAATAGTTTTAAATGGGGGGTAGTGTTTATTAGCTTTGCGAGAATATTTTACGTTGTTGCCTTCAATTTGATATGAAACGATGCAAACGGGCCCACCATTTCCAACAAAGTTTCCGCCATCATTTTGCCAAATCCCAAAATTGATTTCTTGCATGATATCATCATCGGGGTAACACATTTGGAAAAGCATTACCGCAATTTTCTCTTTATCCTGAGTTTTGATGGCAGTGTTCTGGGCAGAATGCTTTCGGGCCTTTTTAGTAGTTGTTGAACTACTTGACCGCGATTGTTTAGCGACTTTGTTAGTTTTACTAGTTACTGAAGATGATTGCTTTGTTTTAGCTTGGCTGCCGCAGGATCCCAACATTAATGGAATGGTAAGTAATGCGACTAAGACGTAACTTTTCTTCATTTAAACTCCTCCAAAAAGTAAATAGTTAATACGAGTGGATTCTAAAATACGTAGCAATAAATGTTTTTCAAAACCAACTCCTTTCAAAAAGATAATTGCCTAATTTTATAATGTTAGTATATCAAATAATATATGCATATAAAAATTAGAATGAAAATGATATAACAATAACCCAAAACGGTTTGAAAAATCAGCGCAATGTTGTGGTTTTTAAATATCGTTTTGCCGGAATTTTCTACTGATGTGCAAAAATCACTTAATATATTCATGAAAACTTAAGTTATATAGTTTATAAAACGCGAGATCATTAAAAATGAACTAATGTGATATCGTCAGCATTAATTAACTGACTTTTTATAATTACTACGATAAAACTAAGTTACCAAAGTGTAGTTGCTTGAATGCTTACAAAAAGTTAGCTATCATAGATAGCGTAGATTAAGATTAGCTAATTAGGAGGAACGGAAAATGGCAAAGATATTTATTGCGGGTGGCTCTGGTCGGGTTGCTACCGCCTTAATTAAGAATTTAGTTGCGGATGGTAACGAAGTGGTTGCTGGAGCGCGGCATCCTGAAAACGTTGTTGAGATGGATCACGTGTCTGCGGTAAAACTTGATTTGCACGACGGGGTAGATGCCATCGCCGACTTAATGAAGGGAAGCGACGCCGTTTACTTCACTGCTGGTTCGCGAGGCGCCGACTTATTGCAAACTGACGCAATGGGCGCAGTTAAAACCATGCAAGCGGCGGAAAAATTAGGAATCAAACGCTACGTCATGCTAAGTTCACTATACACATTGGAATCGGAACGTAAGTGGCATGAAGACGGTTTGGCAGACCTCTTGGATTACACCACTGCCAAGTTCTTTGCGGACAACTACCTCGTTCATGACACTGATTTGGATTACACCATTGTTCAGCCAACTAGTTTGACCGAGGAAGAGGGAACTGGCCAAATTTACATCGGTAAAGATTTCCCACAAAAGACCAACCCAATTCCAGACGTGGCAAAGGTTCTAGCAGACGTTTTGAAACATCCAAATACTGTTAAAAAAGTATTTATGATGAGCAGTGGTAGTCAAACGATCGACCAAGCGTTGGCTAACGTATAAATTTTAACCAACTAGAATATCCCCCAGTACGCCAAGAATCCATTAACGTGATTCTTGGCGTTTTATATTTTATCCATAAAATATTTTGTTTGTGAAAATGAATTGGACTTTTCATTATAGATTTGACATTTTCCTGAATTATTTTCATTATGGTAGAAGCACGTTTGATGAAAATGAGAGAGGAAGAAAAATATGGAAGCACAAAATACGCGGCACACCAATCCGATGATCGTGGTGGCGGTAGTGGCGTTGATGTCCTTTATGGGGATTTTGACGGAAACCTCAATGAACGTAACTTTCCCAGCTTTAATGAAAGAGTTTCACGTATCCCTCAACACGGTTCAGTGGGTGACCGCTGGATACTTATTGATGGCGGCCTTAGTAATGTTAACGTCAGCTTACATGAAACGTCGATTTACCAACCGGCAGTTGTTCACCGCTGCGGCAATCTTATTTAGTAGCGGTGATCTAATTTGTGGGCTTGCGACTAACTTTTGGGTTTTACTAGCCGGTCGGTTAATTCAGGCAGGGTGTGTGGGGCTATGCACGCCCTTGATGGTCAACATCATTCTAGACGTAGTCCCCCAGCATAAATTGGGGACTTACATTGGAATGGCAAACTTGATTATTTTGATTGCACCGGCACTTGGTCCCACGTTTGGCGGGGCGGTAGTCGCGTTCAACAGTTGGCGGATGATTTTTTGGTCAACTTTACCCGTTGCGTTAGTGCTAATGTTGCTTGGCATGAAGGTCATCAAGCAGTACGCGCCTACTGACCAGCACTACGCGTTTGACTGGACCCGATTCCTTTTGTTGGGGCTGGCGTTAGTTAGTTTGATTGTCGGATTGAACGCCCTCGGAGAAATGCAATTGGGGACTTTTGTAGGGTTGCTGGTCGTCAGCATTGGTTTAACCATGCTATTTGTTAAACGCTCGCACACCGCAACCAAAGCTTTATTTTCACTGCAAGTTTTTAAACAACCGGCCTTTTTATACAGTTTTCTACCATATATAATGCTGCAATTTGCAAACGTAGGGATTAACTTCCTGTTACCTAATTACGTGCAGGATGTTTTTCAGGCGACTTCGTTAGTTGGCGGGCTAATCTTACTGCCGGGGAGTTTGTTTAACGGGTTTGGACAACCATTGTATGGATGGCTGTTGGATCGGTTTGGCGGAAAAGTGCCCTTGTATACCGGAGACATTTTATTTACCTTAGCGCTGGTCGGCTTAATGTGCTGGGGACCTCAATTAGG encodes:
- a CDS encoding DUF4767 domain-containing protein, translating into MNKKILLPVMICSMVLLAACGKQSSKSNDTQSQSTQSSATKSSSKSSHESVKKHEDITMNLKQIQKGDYSSLLHGDWKMIGAKVNYHKGNGLEFDRSQVDGQISITRDKIVDGPLTLKRNSVSVDGNEEIAEVQNNGKTLSISTNNTDEKNWSVTFYPAGTSNEYNNGSKNLITVWMSDDNYTEVFEEQNSDNNSKSSFMTKKKTKSSSLWNASKDEKLSSFIDKWSVTMDQDYDKYDGVNDIETSTGTTYPRDLSNVTVNGQSSSIGWSKDGKGDYEYNVVAIYNHDGDVPPLPNHITYFFAYHNGEPVVLVDQSRDGTPDLTETQNAQLNAGFNRIAEN
- a CDS encoding SDR family oxidoreductase, which codes for MAKIFIAGGSGRVATALIKNLVADGNEVVAGARHPENVVEMDHVSAVKLDLHDGVDAIADLMKGSDAVYFTAGSRGADLLQTDAMGAVKTMQAAEKLGIKRYVMLSSLYTLESERKWHEDGLADLLDYTTAKFFADNYLVHDTDLDYTIVQPTSLTEEEGTGQIYIGKDFPQKTNPIPDVAKVLADVLKHPNTVKKVFMMSSGSQTIDQALANV
- a CDS encoding MFS transporter, with translation MEAQNTRHTNPMIVVAVVALMSFMGILTETSMNVTFPALMKEFHVSLNTVQWVTAGYLLMAALVMLTSAYMKRRFTNRQLFTAAAILFSSGDLICGLATNFWVLLAGRLIQAGCVGLCTPLMVNIILDVVPQHKLGTYIGMANLIILIAPALGPTFGGAVVAFNSWRMIFWSTLPVALVLMLLGMKVIKQYAPTDQHYAFDWTRFLLLGLALVSLIVGLNALGEMQLGTFVGLLVVSIGLTMLFVKRSHTATKALFSLQVFKQPAFLYSFLPYIMLQFANVGINFLLPNYVQDVFQATSLVGGLILLPGSLFNGFGQPLYGWLLDRFGGKVPLYTGDILFTLALVGLMCWGPQLGVVGITIAYLIFAIGRSMAFGNSVAYGLKHIDKEFQNDANALYNTGQQVTGAIGTTILALLMGSVKRPGYTHAQNVSAGSQLAFILLVIFGCVIFVFFHHLVNLKNLPEEKGVDL